In the Silurus meridionalis isolate SWU-2019-XX chromosome 6, ASM1480568v1, whole genome shotgun sequence genome, one interval contains:
- the tmem179ba gene encoding transmembrane protein 179B, with protein MALPRLLLLELALHACCFICGIITAASVTLSQGDFSGKCLLYGSVRSNASEIDLSWSSATSLCYFVSGISVCVAIFCFCTILYWVYMICMDGEVERERISMTFSLLVSGLFLFFLLVTGCILKVGRDKLCESVLNTVSNITRCEEAQTKTWKSPLIGSSFYSKLHSAEMALWVNLIIWIIVVVLVVVQRRWGSQYNAREVDPGASPSETEPFFKQPGHPN; from the exons ATGGCGCTGCCGCGGCTGCTGCTGCTAGAGCTCGCGCTCCACGCCTGCTGCTTCATCTGCGGAATTATTACCGCCGCCTCCGTCACTCTGTCTCAG GGTGACTTTTCAGGAAAATGTTTGCTGTACGGCTCTGTGCGCTCCAACGCTTCAGAAATTGACCTGAGCTGGTCCAGCGCTACTTCTCTCTGTTACTTCGTGTCAGGCATCTCTGTATGTGTAGCTATCTTCTGCTTCTGCACCATCCTTTACTGGGTCTACATGATCTGTATGGATGGAGAGGTTGAAAG AGAGAGAATATCGATGACTTTCTCCTTGCTTGTAAGCGGActgttcctcttcttcctcctggTGACGGGATGCATCCTGAAAGTGGGCCGAGACAAACTTTGTGAATCCGTCCTCAACACAGTGTCCAATATAACCAG GTGTGAGGAGGCTCAAACCAAGACATGGAAAAGCCCTTTGATTGGGTCTAGTTTCTACTCCAAACTACACAGTGCCGAG aTGGCATTGTGGGTGAATTTAATCATCTGGATAATAGTAGTTGTTCTGGTGGTGGTCCAGCGTAGATGGGGCTCTCAGTACAACGCTCGAGAGGTGGACCCTGGAGCCAGTCCTTCTGAAACAGAACCTTTCTTCAAACAGCCAGGACATCCCAACTGA